One Dioscorea cayenensis subsp. rotundata cultivar TDr96_F1 chromosome 15, TDr96_F1_v2_PseudoChromosome.rev07_lg8_w22 25.fasta, whole genome shotgun sequence genomic region harbors:
- the LOC120278059 gene encoding uncharacterized protein LOC120278059 isoform X2, with product MTLIILKYMVIHPSWYIWICKISTQHLGLRLLGILYIQFLIKSDALGGNAFCAVAPALGMQTYNAKEEGWLDVTTPPESLLEVGINLDSTRIVEERVRALQETAVLYSTGNVRKNQKTVSNRLRHRDFEFFSSRSL from the exons ATGACACTTATAATCCTCAAGTATATGGTGATCCATCCAAGTTGGTACATATGGATCTGCAAGATCTCCACCCAACATCTTG gtTTGCGGTTGCTTGGTATCCTATATATACAATTCCTGATAAAG TCAGATGCTTTGGGGGGCAATGCCTTTTGTGCTGTCGCCCCAGCACTTGGAATGCAGACCTACAATGCAAAG GAGGAGGGCTGGTTAGATGTGACCACTCCACCAGAATCACTACTAGAAGTTGGGATTAACCTTGATAGTACCAGAATTGTGGAAGAAAGAGTAAGGGCTCTCCAGGAAACTGCTGTACTCTATTCCACTGGGAATGTTCGCAAAAACCAGAAAACAGTCTCTAACAGGCTCAGGCACCgagattttgagtttttttcttcCCGGAGTCTGTGA
- the LOC120278059 gene encoding uncharacterized protein LOC120278059 isoform X1, whose protein sequence is MDLQDLHPTSWFAVAWYPIYTIPDKGTNLRAAFLTYHSFGHLVLRHIQSDALGGNAFCAVAPALGMQTYNAKEEGWLDVTTPPESLLEVGINLDSTRIVEERVRALQETAVLYSTGNVRKNQKTVSNRLRHRDFEFFSSRSL, encoded by the exons ATGGATCTGCAAGATCTCCACCCAACATCTTG gtTTGCGGTTGCTTGGTATCCTATATATACAATTCCTGATAAAGGTACTAATCTTCGTGCTGCATTCTTGACATATCACTCTTTTGGTCATCTAGTTCTGAGACACATACAGTCAGATGCTTTGGGGGGCAATGCCTTTTGTGCTGTCGCCCCAGCACTTGGAATGCAGACCTACAATGCAAAG GAGGAGGGCTGGTTAGATGTGACCACTCCACCAGAATCACTACTAGAAGTTGGGATTAACCTTGATAGTACCAGAATTGTGGAAGAAAGAGTAAGGGCTCTCCAGGAAACTGCTGTACTCTATTCCACTGGGAATGTTCGCAAAAACCAGAAAACAGTCTCTAACAGGCTCAGGCACCgagattttgagtttttttcttcCCGGAGTCTGTGA
- the LOC120277917 gene encoding uncharacterized protein LOC120277917 isoform X1, protein MSTAFLYLFTSPSSSQDRSHIAQDHGDPDRDHFPASISKPTARKAGGKPPAPKRPPQRGLGIAQLERLRVQESRMKLNDDEFQLPTYTASPKVYVDGDRWNDLKAPRHGLGVAPFNYSRLQESFNQITDREFLLQSYAVPSYTNVGGGGGWHDLPPGSLSHGYQRWRTLRHAMTPYVPAPGIRSEFLDYYAVDRSLMTGGHTRFCAVCPPMVEPPSNQMPHLGNCEFLALHSQKKRRLSGDQEFDTPNAGHVAAREESVAPYYMFFPPIDQSAGDSEIADQTVDVASPSTSSPNLVDLSLKLGH, encoded by the exons ATGTCCACCGCCTTCCTTTACTTGTtcacttctccttcttcctcgCAGGATCGATCTCACATAGCTCAAGACCATGGCGATCCGGATCGTGATCATTTCCCGGCGTCGATATCAAAGCCGACGGCGAGAAAGGCTGGCGGCAAGCCGCCCGCCCCCAAGCGCCCCCCTCAACGTGGCCTTGGCATAGCCCAGCTCGAGCGCCTCCGCGTCCAAGAAAGCCGGATGAAGCTCAATGATGACGAGTTCCAACTTCCGACCTATACTGCTTCTCCTAAAGTCTACGTCGACGGCGATCGGTGGAATGATCTAAAGGCTCCTAGACATGGCCTTGGCGTCGCCCCGTTCAACTACTCCCGTCTCCAAGAGAGCTTCAACCAGATCACGGATCGCGAGTTCCTGCTTCAGAGCTACGCCGTTCCATCATACACCAACGTCGGCGGCGGCGGAGGGTGGCATGATCTACCACCTGGATCGCTGTCACACGGCTACCAGCGATGGCGTACACTAAGACATGCGATGACTCCATACGTGCCAGCACCAGGTATCCGATCGGAGTTCCTCGACTATTACGCTGTGGATCGTAGCCTGATGACTGGCGGGCACACAAGGTTCTGCGCCGTCTGCCCTCCGATGGTAGAGCCCCCTTCAAACCAAATGCCTCACCTCGGCAACTGCGAGTTCCTCGCCCTC CATTCTCAGAAGAAGCGGCGTCTCTCCGGTGATCAAGAGTTCGACACTCCCAATGCCGGCCACGTCGCCGCTCGAGAG gaaAGCGTAGCACCGTACTACATGTTCTTCCCGCCCATCGACCAATCAGCTGGAGATTCGGAGATCGCTGATCAGACGGTTGATGTTGCATCGCCATCCACATCCTCTCCAAATCTTGTGGACTTATCACTCAAACTCGGCCATTAA
- the LOC120277917 gene encoding uncharacterized protein LOC120277917 isoform X3: MSTAFLYLFTSPSSSQDRSHIAQDHGDPDRDHFPASISKPTARKAGGKPPAPKRPPQRGLGIAQLERLRVQESRMKLNDDEFQLPTYTASPKVYVDGDRWNDLKAPRHGLGVAPFNYSRLQESFNQITDREFLLQSYAVPSYTNVGGGGGWHDLPPGSLSHGYQRWRTLRHAMTPYVPAPGIRSEFLDYYAVDRSLMTGGHTRFCAVCPPMVEPPSNQMPHLGNCEFLALKRRLSGDQEFDTPNAGHVAAREESVAPYYMFFPPIDQSAGDSEIADQTVDVASPSTSSPNLVDLSLKLGH; encoded by the exons ATGTCCACCGCCTTCCTTTACTTGTtcacttctccttcttcctcgCAGGATCGATCTCACATAGCTCAAGACCATGGCGATCCGGATCGTGATCATTTCCCGGCGTCGATATCAAAGCCGACGGCGAGAAAGGCTGGCGGCAAGCCGCCCGCCCCCAAGCGCCCCCCTCAACGTGGCCTTGGCATAGCCCAGCTCGAGCGCCTCCGCGTCCAAGAAAGCCGGATGAAGCTCAATGATGACGAGTTCCAACTTCCGACCTATACTGCTTCTCCTAAAGTCTACGTCGACGGCGATCGGTGGAATGATCTAAAGGCTCCTAGACATGGCCTTGGCGTCGCCCCGTTCAACTACTCCCGTCTCCAAGAGAGCTTCAACCAGATCACGGATCGCGAGTTCCTGCTTCAGAGCTACGCCGTTCCATCATACACCAACGTCGGCGGCGGCGGAGGGTGGCATGATCTACCACCTGGATCGCTGTCACACGGCTACCAGCGATGGCGTACACTAAGACATGCGATGACTCCATACGTGCCAGCACCAGGTATCCGATCGGAGTTCCTCGACTATTACGCTGTGGATCGTAGCCTGATGACTGGCGGGCACACAAGGTTCTGCGCCGTCTGCCCTCCGATGGTAGAGCCCCCTTCAAACCAAATGCCTCACCTCGGCAACTGCGAGTTCCTCGCCCTC AAGCGGCGTCTCTCCGGTGATCAAGAGTTCGACACTCCCAATGCCGGCCACGTCGCCGCTCGAGAG gaaAGCGTAGCACCGTACTACATGTTCTTCCCGCCCATCGACCAATCAGCTGGAGATTCGGAGATCGCTGATCAGACGGTTGATGTTGCATCGCCATCCACATCCTCTCCAAATCTTGTGGACTTATCACTCAAACTCGGCCATTAA
- the LOC120277917 gene encoding uncharacterized protein LOC120277917 isoform X2 gives MSTAFLYLFTSPSSSQDRSHIAQDHGDPDRDHFPASISKPTARKAGGKPPAPKRPPQRGLGIAQLERLRVQESRMKLNDDEFQLPTYTASPKVYVDGDRWNDLKAPRHGLGVAPFNYSRLQESFNQITDREFLLQSYAVPSYTNVGGGGGWHDLPPGSLSHGYQRWRTLRHAMTPYVPAPGIRSEFLDYYAVDRSLMTGGHTRFCAVCPPMVEPPSNQMPHLGNCEFLALKKRRLSGDQEFDTPNAGHVAAREESVAPYYMFFPPIDQSAGDSEIADQTVDVASPSTSSPNLVDLSLKLGH, from the exons ATGTCCACCGCCTTCCTTTACTTGTtcacttctccttcttcctcgCAGGATCGATCTCACATAGCTCAAGACCATGGCGATCCGGATCGTGATCATTTCCCGGCGTCGATATCAAAGCCGACGGCGAGAAAGGCTGGCGGCAAGCCGCCCGCCCCCAAGCGCCCCCCTCAACGTGGCCTTGGCATAGCCCAGCTCGAGCGCCTCCGCGTCCAAGAAAGCCGGATGAAGCTCAATGATGACGAGTTCCAACTTCCGACCTATACTGCTTCTCCTAAAGTCTACGTCGACGGCGATCGGTGGAATGATCTAAAGGCTCCTAGACATGGCCTTGGCGTCGCCCCGTTCAACTACTCCCGTCTCCAAGAGAGCTTCAACCAGATCACGGATCGCGAGTTCCTGCTTCAGAGCTACGCCGTTCCATCATACACCAACGTCGGCGGCGGCGGAGGGTGGCATGATCTACCACCTGGATCGCTGTCACACGGCTACCAGCGATGGCGTACACTAAGACATGCGATGACTCCATACGTGCCAGCACCAGGTATCCGATCGGAGTTCCTCGACTATTACGCTGTGGATCGTAGCCTGATGACTGGCGGGCACACAAGGTTCTGCGCCGTCTGCCCTCCGATGGTAGAGCCCCCTTCAAACCAAATGCCTCACCTCGGCAACTGCGAGTTCCTCGCCCTC AAGAAGCGGCGTCTCTCCGGTGATCAAGAGTTCGACACTCCCAATGCCGGCCACGTCGCCGCTCGAGAG gaaAGCGTAGCACCGTACTACATGTTCTTCCCGCCCATCGACCAATCAGCTGGAGATTCGGAGATCGCTGATCAGACGGTTGATGTTGCATCGCCATCCACATCCTCTCCAAATCTTGTGGACTTATCACTCAAACTCGGCCATTAA
- the LOC120277175 gene encoding LOW QUALITY PROTEIN: tRNA (guanine(37)-N1)-methyltransferase 1-like (The sequence of the model RefSeq protein was modified relative to this genomic sequence to represent the inferred CDS: deleted 1 base in 1 codon), whose amino-acid sequence MTSTIVEEVVKRFGQKEPFPARSRVSISPKPPEALHDGRSEVGQAGAHKGISSKRWAALTVIRRRLLLPLLQAFIPKTLLLLHHLPNQNPNPRCPSIQPWSDSSPRSPSSLPPPPDWRIDRESFTRSFDIAALRVPAAECSSLERRLRGHLLNWPRVRNIARVPGDDLDPELKKLMRSSEGDGGDRLRSLAKRVDGESDGDEEHRLSPVLYREKLVKDFNCRGFLNFRNLAKMSRPKKKKKNSLKNGKEEGLEVKCGVGKNDFYAVEVVGDGGVGEEEDMSGFALEWVFGPGRWRGPTRLLLLDERFAKKGADELPNAVKAVLEGCATREKLSVAELVQCHLTLFYDYWQMNELLEALLPEDMVVPTGFETVGHIAHLNLRDEHLPYKNLIAQVVLDKNKPKIQTVVNKMDAIHNEYRTMQLEVLAGNHSLVTTVIENGYRFQVDLATVYWNSRLGSERIRLVDCFMGSDIVCDVFSGVGPIAISAAKKVKHVYANDLNPIAVDYLERNVVLNKLDRKVQVFNMDGRRFISTVFAGQIAHPITQVVMNFANDAVEFLDVFQGILGSKLKKDNCHLPKIHIYGFSKAENPEFDFHEVMHCVPDLTQEPVSLSKPYMLIIVTILGLLLLFILKLCNVGTPAK is encoded by the exons GTCGTCGTCTCCTCCTTCCCCTTCTGCAAGCCTTCATTCCGAAAACcctccttcttctccaccatctcccaaaccaaaaccctaaccctagatgCCCATCCATTCAACCATGGTCCGACTCTTCGCCACGTTCACCCTCCTCCCTGCCGCCACCGCCCGATTGGCGCATTGACCGGGAGAGCTTCACCCGTTCCTTCGATATCGCTGCCCTGCGAGTCCCCGCGGCTGAGTGTTCCTCGCTTGAGCGCCGACTCCGAGGCCACCTCCTCAACTGGCCACGTGTGCGCAACATCGCCCGTGTCCCTGGCGACGACCTCGACCCTGAGCTCAAGAAGCTTATGCGGAGCTCGGAAGGGGATGGTGGGGATCGGCTTCGATCGTTGGCTAAGCGTGTGGACGGGGAATCAGATGGTGACGAGGAGCATCGCTTGAGCCCGGTGCTGTATAGGGAGAAGCTCGTGAAGGACTTCAACTGTCGGGGGTTTTTAAATTTCAGGAATCTCGCGAAGATGTCGaggccgaagaagaagaagaagaacagtcTGAAGAATGGGAAAGAAGAGGGACTGGAAGTGAAGTGTGGAGTGGGGAAGAATGATTTCTATGCTGTGGAAGTTGTTGGAGATGGTGGTGTTGGAGAAGAGGAAGATATGAGCGGTTTTGCTTTGGAGTGGGTTTTTGGACCAGGGAGGTGGAGAGGTCCGACGAGGCTGTTGCTGTTGGATGAGCGATTTGCGAAAAAAGGAGCAGATGAACTGCCGAACGCTGTCAAG GCTGTGCTAGAAGGGTGTGCTACGCGGGAGAAGCTTTCAGTTGCTGAGCTTGTGCAATGCCACCTGAccttattttatgattattggcAGATGAATGAG CTTCTTGAGGCCCTGCTCCCTGAGGATATGGTTGTTCCAACTGGTTTTGAAACAGTAGGGCACATTGCACATCTAAATTTGAGAGATGAGCATCTGCCATATAAGAATCTCATTGCTCAG GTAGTCTTGGATAAGAATAAGCCAAAGATACAGACGGTTGTTAATAAAATGGATGCTATCCACAATGAATACAGAACAATGCAGCTTGAAGTGTTGGCTGGCAACCATTCTCTTGTTACAACAGTTATTGAGAATGGGTATCGTTTTCAAGTTGATTTAGCTACTGT TTACTGGAACTCTAGGTTGGGATCTGAGAGAATAAGGCTTGTTGATTGCTTCATGGGCTCTGACATAGTTT GTGATGTATTTTCTGGTGTTGGTCCTATAGCTATTTCTGCAGCAAAGAAAGTGAAGCATGTCTATGCCAATGATCTAAACCCTATTGCAGTAGACTATCTTGAAAGAAATGTGGTTCTCAACAAGCTTGACAGAAAAGTTCAG GTTTTCAACATGGATGGCAGGAGGTTTATTAGCACTGTTTTTGCCGGACAA ATCGCTCATCCTATCACACAAGTCGTCATGAATTTTGCGAATGATGCTGTGGAGTTTCTTG ATGTTTTCCAAGGTATCTTGGGAAGTAAACTCAAGAAGGATAATTGCCATCTACCAAAGATTCATATCTATGGCTTTTCCAAAGCAGAAAATCCAGAGTTTGACTTCCATGAG GTTATGCACTGTGTGCCTGACCTCACCCAGGAACCTGTGAGCTTGTCAAAGCCTTATATGTTAATAATTGTTACTATCTTGGGGTTGCTATTGCTATTCATCCTCAAACTCTGCAATGTTGGCACGCCTGCAAAGTAG